From the genome of Pelobacter propionicus DSM 2379, one region includes:
- a CDS encoding CoA-binding protein, with the protein MTIDQQIERFLASPAFGVAGASVRREKYGNKVLRCYQQNDRKAIPVNPHEHEIEGVACVATIAELPPEVTSLSMITPPAVTAKLVPLAIEKGITSIWMQPGAEHPAAVALCREKGVNIIADGSCLLVVLGYHEH; encoded by the coding sequence ATGACCATCGACCAGCAGATCGAACGTTTCCTGGCCTCTCCCGCATTCGGGGTTGCCGGCGCCTCTGTCAGGCGCGAGAAGTACGGCAACAAGGTGTTGCGCTGCTACCAGCAGAACGACCGGAAGGCCATTCCCGTCAACCCTCACGAGCATGAGATCGAGGGAGTTGCCTGCGTCGCCACCATCGCCGAACTGCCGCCAGAGGTGACGAGCCTCTCCATGATCACCCCTCCCGCGGTCACGGCCAAGCTGGTGCCTTTGGCCATCGAGAAAGGGATCACCAGCATCTGGATGCAGCCGGGGGCTGAACACCCCGCCGCCGTGGCCCTCTGCCGGGAAAAGGGTGTCAATATCATCGCCGACGGCAGCTGCCTGCTGGTGGTGCTGGGGTACCATGAGCACTGA